Proteins encoded by one window of candidate division KSB1 bacterium:
- a CDS encoding polysaccharide pyruvyl transferase family protein has translation MKITFITTIRHNIGDDWVRMGLQFILQKALKSHKLSFSCVHKHTPITSRIGFGRLRRLRGLNELLPLRFTGDRILQADWVIQSGAPVYWCHETVGAHCCENEWYEPLVRRRINAFRIPFYNIAGGSCQTFHSNGSEVCDRCRNYIREFFDSCRLTTLRDQLAAAILHSVGRDAPVLPCTSLFSVDANSPSTVAEDYVAVNFMPLGGHYTFGQPIDRRKWFQQFASFYAILKKEHRVVFACHNAEERRWAKTIDPQARIFFSANRPEPYIAFYAGAKAGVFNRIHGAFIMAALGKPSLTVGVDSRARILQEIGLPTLYVNDATAENMMDIFNGLVRKRLAFADQMRTIKEQTLESYVGLLSS, from the coding sequence ATGAAGATAACCTTCATTACGACAATACGGCACAACATCGGCGACGACTGGGTGCGGATGGGGCTGCAGTTTATTCTGCAAAAAGCCCTTAAGAGTCACAAGCTTTCTTTTTCTTGCGTCCACAAGCATACACCGATCACCTCGCGCATCGGTTTTGGTCGGCTGCGCAGGCTGCGGGGCTTGAACGAGCTTTTGCCGCTGCGCTTTACCGGCGACCGTATTCTGCAGGCCGATTGGGTCATTCAGAGCGGCGCGCCGGTCTACTGGTGCCATGAGACTGTAGGTGCGCACTGCTGCGAAAATGAATGGTACGAGCCGCTGGTGCGGCGGCGGATCAATGCTTTTCGAATTCCCTTTTACAACATTGCCGGCGGTTCGTGTCAGACATTTCATTCGAATGGGAGCGAGGTTTGCGATCGTTGTCGGAATTATATTCGCGAATTCTTTGATTCGTGCCGATTGACGACGCTGCGCGACCAACTGGCTGCTGCCATTCTGCATAGCGTCGGCCGTGACGCGCCGGTCCTGCCCTGCACTTCGCTTTTTTCCGTCGATGCAAATTCGCCGTCGACGGTGGCGGAAGACTATGTCGCGGTCAATTTCATGCCGCTCGGAGGACACTACACTTTCGGGCAGCCTATAGATCGGCGTAAATGGTTCCAACAGTTTGCGTCATTTTATGCGATTTTGAAAAAGGAGCACAGGGTCGTTTTTGCCTGTCATAATGCCGAAGAAAGGCGGTGGGCAAAAACGATCGATCCTCAGGCGCGGATTTTTTTCTCCGCAAACCGGCCTGAGCCTTATATTGCCTTCTATGCGGGTGCCAAGGCCGGCGTATTTAATCGCATTCACGGCGCATTTATTATGGCTGCTCTCGGCAAGCCGTCTTTGACCGTCGGCGTCGATTCGCGCGCGAGAATCCTGCAGGAGATCGGCCTGCCGACTCTGTATGTCAACGATGCCACGGCGGAAAATATGATGGACATTTTCAATGGGCTGGTAAGAAAACGGCTTGCATTTGCCGATCAAATGCGCACAATAAAAGAGCAGACTCTCGAGAGCTATGTCGGACTTTTATCCTCATAA
- a CDS encoding lysophospholipid acyltransferase family protein: MTPWNHRLEYRALCFVVNICRGLSPASVVRLGRFLGLFSYYFVPIRKKTALKNLALAFPEKTLRERKCILRRTFANFGQTFFEFLRTPFRPKSELADRILFINRRLLFEADRNGKGALLLTGHFGNWEIMAAAIASLGFPIMAIGKRQKNRLVDLLINDFRRTQNIETIPLGMSVRQFLRALRENKFVALLADQDAHREGVFVDFFGIPSATAPGVAQLALKTGAPIIFGTCTLLPKGRYRVLLETVPADDLDPRDENSIVELTQRHARLLESHIRRHPDHWFWMHRRWKTKPPVQSG, encoded by the coding sequence ATGACGCCGTGGAATCATCGCCTTGAATATCGTGCTCTTTGCTTTGTTGTAAACATTTGTCGAGGTCTCTCTCCCGCCTCAGTAGTGCGGCTGGGCAGATTCCTTGGCCTTTTCTCATACTACTTTGTCCCCATACGCAAAAAGACCGCTTTAAAGAATCTTGCTTTAGCCTTTCCTGAAAAAACCCTGCGCGAACGGAAGTGCATTTTGCGCCGTACGTTTGCTAATTTTGGTCAAACTTTTTTCGAATTTTTGCGCACCCCTTTTCGCCCCAAGAGTGAATTGGCTGATCGGATTCTGTTCATCAATCGCCGTCTGCTTTTCGAAGCCGATCGTAATGGAAAAGGCGCTCTGCTGTTAACCGGCCATTTCGGCAATTGGGAAATTATGGCGGCGGCTATCGCTTCATTGGGGTTTCCGATCATGGCCATCGGCAAACGGCAAAAGAATCGATTGGTCGATCTGCTGATCAATGACTTTCGCCGGACGCAAAACATCGAAACGATTCCTTTGGGAATGAGCGTGCGGCAGTTTTTGCGCGCTTTGCGTGAAAATAAATTCGTCGCCCTACTGGCCGATCAGGATGCCCATCGGGAAGGAGTTTTCGTCGACTTTTTCGGCATTCCTTCGGCAACGGCGCCCGGCGTTGCCCAGCTGGCTCTCAAAACCGGCGCGCCCATTATTTTCGGCACCTGCACCCTGTTGCCGAAAGGGCGTTACCGCGTTTTGCTGGAAACGGTTCCCGCCGATGATCTCGACCCGCGTGACGAAAATTCTATCGTGGAGCTGACCCAGCGCCACGCTCGTCTTCTGGAAAGCCATATTCGCCGGCATCCCGATCATTGGTTCTGGATGCATCGCCGGTGGAAGACCAAGCCGCCGGTGCAAAGCGGCTAA